Proteins from a single region of Rubeoparvulum massiliense:
- a CDS encoding amidohydrolase, protein MSLTLLANAQVETLDQAGCQYDGILIKNDKILAVGKTGDLRLQGGSQIEVEYDLAGAYVLPGLVDSHLHLLSYGHYLQQLDLRQVTTKEELRRVIGERVSMTPVGKWIVGSGWDENRFPHREFITLAELNRWAPDHPVLLARTCYHTYMVNQRAYEQAGIIESTPNPEGGQFGCDGEGALNGYIYEHAYRLFAAAIPRPTKAEHRQALCTAVTAAQAKGLVGVHSDDLRELPVWQELFQLYGKVLAQHPLHIHELIDSQRLQEVKDAGVSYGPLSPNFSVGAVKYFADGALGGRTAWMSEAYLDRPGNRGISQFTDEELAQHVAEAVAAGLPVAVHAIGDAAAAQVIQAFAKHPPQQGRHRLVHAQVLRQELVQQLASLPYVIADIQPRFVASDFPWAVDALGEERLQYGYAWKTLLDAGIPCAGGSDAPIEPLDPLLGIHAAVTRRHPDETHEGYFPQEKLSIREAIGLFTQGSAYAAMMEGNRGKIAPGYSADFTVLSHNLLSPSMAAEPDQLLQVQVQGTMVAGQWVYGMGLS, encoded by the coding sequence ATGAGCTTAACATTACTGGCCAATGCACAGGTTGAGACATTGGATCAAGCAGGTTGTCAATACGATGGGATTCTGATCAAGAACGATAAAATCCTTGCAGTAGGCAAGACCGGTGATTTACGTTTGCAAGGCGGTAGTCAGATTGAAGTAGAGTATGATCTCGCAGGTGCTTATGTGCTTCCTGGTTTAGTGGATAGTCACCTCCATCTCCTCTCCTATGGTCATTATCTTCAGCAACTCGATCTACGCCAGGTAACGACGAAGGAAGAGCTACGTCGCGTTATTGGAGAGCGTGTTTCCATGACACCTGTAGGCAAGTGGATCGTAGGAAGTGGCTGGGATGAGAACCGTTTCCCTCATCGAGAATTCATCACACTGGCTGAATTAAATCGTTGGGCGCCTGATCATCCGGTGTTATTGGCGCGTACTTGCTACCATACCTATATGGTGAATCAACGGGCCTATGAGCAAGCGGGCATCATCGAGAGCACGCCCAATCCCGAAGGTGGCCAATTTGGGTGCGATGGTGAAGGTGCTCTGAATGGGTATATTTATGAGCATGCTTATCGTCTCTTTGCAGCTGCCATTCCTCGACCGACGAAGGCAGAGCATCGCCAAGCATTATGCACAGCAGTGACAGCGGCACAGGCAAAGGGACTGGTGGGTGTCCATAGTGATGATTTGCGAGAATTACCAGTTTGGCAGGAGCTATTTCAGCTCTATGGGAAGGTGCTTGCCCAGCATCCACTTCATATTCATGAGCTCATTGATTCCCAACGATTGCAAGAGGTAAAGGATGCAGGGGTCTCCTATGGTCCACTATCTCCTAACTTCTCCGTGGGTGCGGTGAAATATTTTGCCGATGGTGCCCTCGGTGGAAGAACAGCATGGATGTCCGAAGCCTATCTAGATCGTCCTGGTAATCGAGGGATCTCCCAGTTTACCGATGAAGAGCTAGCTCAGCATGTGGCGGAGGCTGTAGCAGCAGGCTTACCTGTAGCGGTTCATGCCATTGGTGATGCAGCCGCAGCCCAAGTGATTCAAGCATTTGCAAAGCATCCCCCACAGCAAGGGCGCCATCGCCTTGTTCATGCCCAAGTCTTACGCCAAGAGCTGGTGCAGCAATTGGCTTCTCTTCCTTATGTGATTGCAGATATTCAACCGCGCTTTGTGGCTAGTGATTTTCCTTGGGCTGTGGATGCATTAGGGGAGGAACGGTTACAATATGGTTATGCGTGGAAGACCTTGCTAGATGCCGGTATTCCCTGCGCGGGAGGCTCTGATGCTCCCATTGAACCACTGGATCCGCTGTTAGGCATTCACGCTGCCGTAACCCGTCGTCATCCTGATGAGACTCATGAGGGATATTTCCCCCAAGAGAAGCTATCCATCCGCGAAGCCATTGGACTTTTTACACAGGGGAGTGCCTATGCAGCCATGATGGAAGGAAATCGCGGAAAAATTGCACCGGGATACAGTGCCGATTTTACCGTGCTCTCTCACAATCT
- a CDS encoding glucose 1-dehydrogenase encodes MGRLDGKAAMVTGGAAGIGKATATLFAKEGAKVIVADIQEAAARKTVDEIRQNNGEAIFIHLDVSQEAAWQKAMEEVISTYGKLNILVNNAGISLAKDIVDTTLEDWNRIMTVNSTGVFLGTKYGILTMRDNGELCSIINRSSIDGQIAEPGLFAYCASKGAVTIMSKSAALACGERKYTIRVNTVHPGYVHTELTEEEARGYGLTPEEYFKKVGAQHPIGCIGEPMDVAYLDLYLASDESKWVTGAEFTVDGGWTAQ; translated from the coding sequence ATGGGTCGTCTTGATGGAAAAGCTGCAATGGTTACAGGAGGCGCCGCAGGAATCGGGAAGGCAACCGCCACCCTGTTTGCTAAGGAAGGTGCCAAGGTTATCGTAGCTGATATTCAAGAAGCCGCTGCTCGAAAGACGGTTGATGAGATTCGGCAAAATAATGGTGAAGCCATCTTTATTCACCTCGATGTCTCCCAAGAAGCTGCCTGGCAAAAGGCCATGGAAGAGGTAATCAGCACTTATGGAAAGCTCAATATCCTTGTAAATAACGCAGGTATCTCCCTCGCCAAAGATATTGTTGATACGACGCTGGAGGACTGGAATCGGATTATGACTGTGAACTCTACCGGTGTCTTCCTCGGCACGAAGTATGGCATTCTCACCATGCGGGATAACGGTGAGCTCTGCTCCATTATCAATCGCTCATCCATTGATGGACAGATCGCTGAACCAGGGCTCTTTGCATACTGCGCCTCCAAGGGTGCTGTTACCATCATGAGCAAATCGGCTGCTCTCGCTTGTGGAGAAAGAAAATATACCATCCGTGTCAACACCGTTCATCCTGGTTATGTCCATACAGAATTAACAGAAGAAGAAGCACGAGGCTATGGCTTAACTCCTGAAGAATACTTCAAAAAGGTAGGTGCCCAACATCCCATCGGCTGTATTGGTGAGCCCATGGATGTAGCCTACCTTGATCTCTACCTTGCCTCTGATGAATCGAAGTGGGTAACCGGCGCTGAATTCACCGTGGATGGTGGCTGGACAGCCCAATAA
- a CDS encoding biotin transporter BioY produces MKINQMLYMVLFAALVAVMGLFPPIPLPFSPVPITLQTLGIMLAGSLLGGRKGFLSMILFAFIALYLPLLAGGRTGMGSIVSPTGGFFLSWPVAAAVIGWLSLGWWKKAGKGFVQLLVANLVGGILVIYLIGVPYMAMMADLSLQQAMVGMLAFIPGDILKVIIASYLAYQLNRVNPRLIQQMQGK; encoded by the coding sequence TTGAAAATAAATCAGATGCTGTATATGGTCTTATTTGCTGCACTTGTGGCTGTGATGGGTCTCTTTCCGCCTATCCCTCTACCCTTCAGCCCTGTTCCCATTACATTACAGACATTGGGAATTATGTTGGCTGGGAGCTTGCTTGGAGGTCGTAAGGGCTTCCTCAGTATGATCTTGTTTGCTTTCATCGCCCTATATCTCCCACTACTTGCAGGCGGGAGAACAGGTATGGGCTCCATTGTAAGTCCAACAGGCGGCTTCTTCCTAAGCTGGCCCGTAGCTGCAGCTGTAATCGGCTGGTTAAGTCTAGGCTGGTGGAAGAAGGCGGGTAAGGGCTTCGTGCAATTACTGGTCGCTAATCTGGTAGGAGGCATTCTTGTGATCTATCTCATTGGTGTCCCCTATATGGCCATGATGGCGGATTTATCATTACAGCAGGCCATGGTAGGTATGCTTGCCTTTATCCCAGGGGATATTCTAAAGGTGATCATCGCCAGTTATCTTGCTTATCAGCTGAATCGCGTCAATCCACGCTTAATTCAGCAGATGCAGGGGAAATGA
- a CDS encoding PhoX family protein — MENQMEVNRRKFLTYVGSGMAALAVASTGLPVLAKAKADPVPGKAPRQEWFQLPEKKGVRFTPILPTDADELVLPQGYTYDVIAAYGDRINKAGDTFGFNNDFTCYIPLQGSNTHGLLWVNHEYSSEIFVHGKKENGSYTKKQIEQLLYVQGGSIIEVKQVDGKWKMITDSRYNRRITGLTPFQLTGAAKGSRAVNGATTVQGTFANCSGGITLWNTILSCEENFEYTARDAALDPTHYGWVIEVDPFDSQFAVRKHTALGRFNHENTAMGLSKDGRIVVYMGDDKTGACVYKFVSKGKYDAAKDRENSRLLEEGTLYAADMSKGAWIPITVEAVRKKATEKKNEEMLAKFTSQADVLVHVHEAAIFLGATPTDRPEDVEIHPDDHSLYIAHTNNSKHGNIHGHITRFIETDHDLGALTFDFEIFAAGGRQSGFSAPDNLTFDGENNLWTVTDISSSKLNKGVYQSFMNNGVFVIPTSGERMGDAFQFASAPVEAELTGPWFTPDEKTLFLAVQHPGEETKDPAQPTSKWPHRPGDHIPRPAVVAIRGF, encoded by the coding sequence ATGGAGAATCAAATGGAAGTGAATCGTCGGAAGTTTTTGACCTATGTGGGAAGCGGCATGGCCGCCCTCGCTGTCGCTTCAACAGGACTCCCTGTCTTGGCCAAAGCAAAAGCAGATCCTGTCCCAGGTAAGGCTCCTCGTCAAGAATGGTTTCAGTTACCTGAGAAGAAAGGGGTTCGTTTTACCCCCATTCTTCCTACTGATGCAGATGAATTGGTATTACCCCAAGGGTATACCTATGATGTGATTGCTGCCTATGGTGATCGGATCAACAAGGCTGGTGACACCTTTGGCTTTAATAATGATTTCACCTGCTATATTCCACTTCAAGGCTCCAATACACACGGTCTACTCTGGGTGAATCATGAGTATTCTAGCGAAATCTTCGTCCATGGAAAAAAAGAGAATGGAAGCTATACGAAGAAGCAGATCGAGCAGCTTCTCTATGTTCAAGGTGGTTCCATTATTGAAGTGAAGCAAGTGGATGGAAAGTGGAAGATGATCACTGATTCCCGCTATAACCGGCGAATTACAGGCTTAACACCCTTTCAATTAACCGGTGCTGCCAAGGGTAGCAGAGCAGTGAATGGTGCAACCACGGTGCAAGGTACCTTTGCCAACTGTTCTGGAGGCATTACTCTTTGGAATACCATCCTCTCCTGTGAAGAGAATTTTGAATATACCGCACGTGATGCGGCACTAGATCCCACCCATTATGGCTGGGTGATTGAGGTGGATCCCTTCGATTCACAATTTGCTGTACGTAAGCACACTGCACTCGGCCGCTTTAATCATGAAAACACCGCCATGGGTCTCTCTAAGGATGGACGAATCGTTGTCTATATGGGTGATGACAAAACTGGTGCCTGTGTCTACAAGTTTGTAAGTAAAGGAAAGTACGATGCTGCAAAAGATCGAGAAAATAGTCGCCTCTTAGAGGAAGGAACTCTCTATGCAGCTGATATGAGTAAGGGTGCTTGGATACCTATCACGGTAGAAGCAGTGCGCAAGAAGGCGACGGAGAAGAAAAACGAAGAGATGTTAGCGAAGTTTACCTCCCAAGCAGATGTGCTTGTTCATGTCCATGAGGCTGCCATCTTCCTTGGCGCAACACCGACTGACCGTCCTGAGGATGTGGAGATTCATCCAGATGATCACTCTCTCTATATCGCTCACACCAATAATAGTAAGCATGGCAATATCCATGGTCATATCACCCGCTTCATCGAAACGGATCATGACCTCGGTGCGTTGACCTTCGATTTTGAGATTTTTGCAGCTGGTGGACGTCAGAGTGGCTTCAGTGCACCAGACAATCTCACCTTCGATGGTGAAAACAATCTCTGGACCGTTACCGATATCTCCTCAAGTAAGTTGAATAAGGGAGTCTACCAAAGCTTCATGAACAATGGAGTCTTCGTCATTCCTACTAGTGGTGAGCGGATGGGTGACGCCTTCCAATTTGCATCTGCACCTGTAGAGGCTGAACTGACTGGTCCTTGGTTTACACCTGATGAGAAGACACTCTTCCTTGCTGTGCAACATCCTGGTGAAGAGACCAAGGATCCTGCACAACCTACAAGTAAGTGGCCTCATCGACCTGGCGATCATATCCCACGACCAGCTGTAGTTGCCATTCGTGGATTCTAA
- the rsgA gene encoding ribosome small subunit-dependent GTPase A: MEEYPLKLIQYGWNQYWQEQYENFIEKGTDMEVGRVITAHQELYRVATNEGEVLAQLSGRLRYTGGIDGTLPTVGDWVVLQILQGEGKGIIHGIFPRRSKFSRKVAGTEVMEQVVAANFDTVWLLLALNQDFNLRRLERYLITAWESGAIPVVVLSKADLCTDVDVKVHQVEEVAVGVDVQVVSSYLDTGFEGLQPYIQAGKTVAILGSSGVGKSTLVNKLAEQELLRVQQIRDGDDKGRHTTTHRELITLPAGGMVIDTPGMRELGLWEGSTGIEHVFEDIAILAQACRFRDCHHQQEPGCEIQAALQDGRLSADRYASYLKLQKELAYVERQQNRQLQQVEKQRYKQIAKHIKQKGKKR, encoded by the coding sequence ATGGAGGAATATCCTTTGAAATTAATCCAATATGGGTGGAATCAGTACTGGCAGGAACAGTATGAGAATTTTATTGAAAAGGGTACGGATATGGAGGTAGGACGGGTAATCACCGCCCATCAAGAGCTTTATCGTGTAGCAACTAATGAGGGAGAAGTGTTAGCACAATTATCAGGACGGTTGCGTTATACAGGTGGCATAGATGGCACTTTACCAACCGTGGGAGATTGGGTGGTTCTTCAGATCCTTCAAGGTGAAGGTAAAGGAATTATCCACGGTATATTTCCACGGAGATCAAAGTTCTCACGGAAGGTAGCGGGAACAGAGGTGATGGAGCAGGTCGTTGCTGCTAATTTCGATACTGTTTGGTTGCTCCTTGCCTTGAATCAGGATTTTAATCTACGTCGCTTGGAACGCTATCTGATCACAGCATGGGAAAGTGGAGCTATTCCTGTGGTCGTACTGAGTAAAGCCGATCTCTGTACCGATGTAGATGTGAAGGTACATCAGGTGGAGGAAGTAGCAGTGGGTGTGGATGTCCAAGTAGTTAGTTCTTATCTGGATACAGGATTTGAAGGACTTCAGCCTTATATTCAAGCAGGAAAAACTGTAGCGATTCTAGGTTCTTCCGGAGTAGGGAAATCCACATTGGTCAATAAACTAGCGGAGCAAGAATTGCTTCGTGTTCAACAAATTCGAGACGGTGATGATAAGGGGAGACATACCACTACCCATCGTGAATTGATTACTCTCCCTGCAGGAGGGATGGTCATCGATACGCCAGGAATGCGCGAGTTGGGTTTGTGGGAGGGTAGCACAGGCATTGAGCATGTCTTTGAAGATATTGCAATTTTAGCTCAAGCTTGTCGCTTCCGTGACTGTCACCACCAACAGGAACCTGGTTGTGAGATCCAGGCTGCTTTACAGGATGGACGCTTATCTGCTGATCGTTACGCAAGCTATCTTAAGCTTCAGAAGGAACTGGCTTATGTGGAACGACAACAAAATCGGCAATTACAGCAAGTGGAAAAGCAACGGTATAAACAGATTGCAAAACACATCAAGCAGAAAGGGAAAAAGCGCTGA
- a CDS encoding NCS2 family permease, which translates to MKTKEGLFQLASHGSTMKGEVLAGSIGFFTIVYIVVINALILAEAGIPFEGAVFATILASFVGCLVMAFWANAPILIVPGMGINAMFTYTLVESMGFHWQEALAVVLVSGFAFMLIAFSSLAQRLNEAIPASLKEAISVGLGLFLMLIGLEKGGLVVRGSDAIIALGDLSDLKVVATILTLLFTLLLFLRGVRGDFLWSILFGTGLAFAFGILPQVEPSRLNLTPYGEVFGHFTFDQIAQFPFWVAVFSMTMVLVFENLGLVQSHVSMAKQPEKYRKSLQATAVATFTSGLLGTSPTVATVESTAAIAAGGRTGLTALTTGILFLASIPLIPYMKWIPDSAIAPILIVIGSLMVQNIRHIQLHDLTEAFPAIFIIVMIPFTYSIANGIAIGFIMYPILKLVNGKGNEVSMPLYVVSSLFLLNFVLQYI; encoded by the coding sequence ATGAAAACAAAGGAAGGATTATTTCAACTGGCTTCTCATGGCAGCACCATGAAAGGTGAGGTGCTGGCAGGAAGCATCGGATTTTTTACCATCGTCTATATTGTGGTGATTAATGCACTAATTCTCGCTGAGGCGGGGATTCCTTTTGAAGGAGCAGTATTCGCAACAATTCTAGCATCCTTCGTCGGATGTTTGGTGATGGCATTCTGGGCCAATGCCCCCATTCTGATCGTGCCAGGCATGGGGATTAATGCGATGTTTACCTATACCTTGGTGGAATCCATGGGCTTTCACTGGCAGGAGGCCCTGGCTGTTGTGCTCGTATCTGGATTTGCCTTTATGCTCATTGCTTTTTCCAGTTTAGCGCAGCGTCTAAACGAAGCGATCCCTGCCAGTCTCAAGGAGGCCATTAGTGTAGGGCTGGGCTTATTCCTAATGCTCATTGGCTTGGAAAAAGGTGGACTTGTGGTCCGTGGATCTGATGCCATTATCGCCCTTGGTGATCTCAGTGATTTAAAGGTGGTTGCCACCATCCTTACACTGCTCTTTACCTTACTCCTATTCCTCCGTGGTGTACGAGGAGATTTTTTATGGAGTATTCTCTTTGGTACAGGGCTTGCCTTTGCTTTTGGCATTCTACCACAGGTGGAACCTTCAAGATTGAACTTAACACCCTATGGTGAAGTATTCGGTCATTTCACCTTTGACCAAATTGCTCAGTTTCCGTTTTGGGTAGCGGTTTTCTCCATGACCATGGTGCTTGTCTTCGAGAATCTCGGGCTGGTCCAAAGTCATGTGAGTATGGCGAAGCAACCAGAGAAGTATCGTAAGTCCTTACAAGCGACAGCGGTGGCTACCTTTACCTCTGGGCTATTGGGGACTAGTCCAACCGTGGCCACGGTAGAGAGTACGGCTGCCATTGCTGCAGGAGGACGAACAGGATTAACTGCACTCACCACAGGCATTCTATTTTTGGCATCCATTCCGTTGATTCCCTATATGAAATGGATCCCTGATAGTGCCATTGCTCCCATCCTCATTGTGATCGGGAGCTTAATGGTGCAAAATATCCGCCACATCCAATTGCATGACTTAACTGAAGCTTTTCCTGCCATCTTTATTATTGTGATGATACCTTTCACCTACAGTATTGCCAATGGCATCGCCATCGGCTTCATCATGTACCCCATTCTCAAATTGGTGAATGGGAAGGGGAATGAGGTATCCATGCCCTTGTATGTTGTTTCAAGCCTATTTTTGCTCAACTTTGTATTACAGTATATCTAG
- a CDS encoding YkvA family protein: protein MDMKQLKLKAKELKSSLSIIYLAFLHPQTPWYAKAVIFLVLAYALSPIDLIPDFIPVLGYLDDLILIPVGITLAIKLIPRDIYQACQTQQNDPTKTSPMKQKGIWGAVFILAIWFFILYALGVLLLQ, encoded by the coding sequence ATGGATATGAAGCAGTTAAAGTTAAAGGCTAAGGAACTCAAGTCTTCTCTAAGCATCATCTACCTCGCTTTTTTGCATCCGCAAACGCCATGGTATGCAAAGGCAGTGATCTTCCTTGTGCTAGCATATGCTCTCAGTCCTATCGATCTTATTCCTGATTTTATTCCTGTCCTAGGCTACCTCGATGATTTGATCTTAATTCCTGTTGGGATTACCTTAGCTATTAAGCTGATTCCACGAGATATTTACCAAGCATGCCAAACACAACAAAACGACCCCACCAAGACATCCCCCATGAAACAGAAGGGAATCTGGGGAGCCGTATTCATTTTGGCAATTTGGTTCTTCATTCTATATGCGCTGGGGGTCCTTCTTCTTCAATAA
- a CDS encoding nitrilase-related carbon-nitrogen hydrolase codes for MKKGSLILLLIIVTSGSFYYAVEVGWLAWLAPLPFLLLGSRFSSWSLFAMATLSYWIGSLSWWKAESFILSFPLFLSFHMIYALVFATLMVWIRNSKVVWLYPLGWTAFEFLVTLLSPHGTWGSVVYTQTDYLPLLQNAAILGSSGVVFLVCSFPAALAYVLQQRVWNKKMVGKAGLIILVLLLAATWGFFRIHGPLDDTQVRVGLTAANETVPHVRSEIDLQNILLVEESMSQIGLLKEQGVEIVVLPEKLFYVTSDYQVEVESIFAKAAVDNQVYLVVGIKLEQPDGLHNVAWVYAPTGERFIQYDKIHLIPGLEGDYVHGKRAMWLNDFQQRIGVAICKDLDFPTTIRSYGQEQVGLLLVPAWDWLHAEEIHARMAIVRGIENGFSIARTSKEGLVTVSDKYGRILAESSTFEVERASVITDVPISPTQTTYSRWGDWFAWFVVLITTVVGYRSSVRKKFISQ; via the coding sequence ATGAAGAAAGGAAGTCTCATTCTACTATTAATCATCGTAACTTCGGGAAGTTTTTATTATGCAGTTGAAGTTGGTTGGCTGGCGTGGCTAGCGCCTCTTCCCTTTCTATTATTGGGGTCAAGGTTTTCAAGTTGGTCATTGTTTGCGATGGCGACGCTGAGCTATTGGATAGGCAGTCTGAGCTGGTGGAAGGCAGAGAGCTTCATTCTTAGTTTTCCTTTATTTCTAAGCTTTCATATGATCTATGCGCTTGTATTTGCAACCCTGATGGTATGGATTCGCAACAGTAAGGTAGTTTGGCTCTATCCCTTGGGGTGGACAGCCTTTGAATTTCTCGTCACGTTGCTATCACCGCATGGCACCTGGGGAAGCGTGGTCTATACCCAGACGGACTATCTACCATTGTTGCAAAATGCAGCGATTCTTGGCAGCTCTGGCGTTGTTTTCTTAGTTTGTTCTTTTCCAGCAGCACTGGCATACGTTCTTCAACAGAGGGTATGGAATAAAAAGATGGTGGGGAAAGCTGGACTTATCATCCTTGTCTTGCTATTAGCTGCAACTTGGGGATTTTTCCGGATCCATGGGCCTTTAGATGATACGCAGGTGCGAGTAGGGCTAACAGCTGCTAATGAAACGGTGCCCCATGTACGTTCAGAGATTGATTTGCAGAATATCCTGCTGGTGGAAGAGTCTATGAGTCAGATAGGCCTATTAAAGGAGCAAGGTGTAGAAATCGTCGTGCTTCCTGAGAAACTATTCTATGTTACCTCTGATTATCAAGTTGAGGTAGAATCGATTTTTGCAAAAGCTGCAGTTGATAATCAAGTATACCTAGTAGTTGGAATCAAGCTGGAGCAGCCCGATGGTTTGCATAATGTAGCATGGGTCTATGCACCTACTGGGGAAAGGTTCATCCAGTATGATAAAATTCATCTCATTCCAGGATTAGAGGGTGATTATGTCCATGGAAAGAGAGCGATGTGGTTGAATGATTTTCAACAAAGAATCGGCGTCGCTATTTGCAAGGATCTCGATTTTCCAACTACGATTCGTAGCTACGGTCAGGAACAGGTTGGCCTCCTTCTCGTTCCTGCTTGGGATTGGTTACATGCAGAGGAGATTCATGCGCGCATGGCCATTGTCCGCGGCATCGAAAACGGATTCTCCATCGCTCGTACATCCAAGGAAGGTCTTGTCACAGTTTCAGATAAGTACGGTCGAATCCTAGCCGAAAGCTCTACCTTTGAAGTGGAGCGTGCATCAGTTATTACAGATGTCCCAATCTCACCAACACAGACCACCTATAGTCGATGGGGAGATTGGTTTGCTTGGTTCGTAGTGCTTATCACTACCGTTGTAGGGTATAGATCATCTGTGAGAAAAAAATTCATCTCCCAGTAA